The following coding sequences are from one Neovison vison isolate M4711 chromosome X, ASM_NN_V1, whole genome shotgun sequence window:
- the TCEAL9 gene encoding transcription elongation factor A protein-like 9 yields the protein MKPCQKIEGKPENESEPKLEEEPKPEEKPEEEEEPQEEEKTEGTFRERLIQSLQEFKEDIHNRHLSKEDMFREVNEIDEIRRVRNKLIVMRWKVNRNHPYPYLM from the coding sequence ATGAAACCCTGtcaaaaaattgaaggaaaaccagaaaatgaGAGTGAACCAAAGCTTGAGGAAGAGCCAAAGCCTGAGGAAAagccagaggaggaagaagagccccaggaggaggaaaaaacagaAGGAACTTTTAGAGAGAGGCTGATTCAGTCTCTCCAGGAatttaaagaagatatacacaaCAGGCATTTAAGCAAGGAAGATATGTTTAGAGAAGTGAATGAAATAGATGAGATAAGGAGAGTAAGAAACAAACTTATAGTCATGCGTTGGAAGGTTAACCGAAATCATCCTTATCCCTATTTAATGTAG